One window of Papaver somniferum cultivar HN1 chromosome 9, ASM357369v1, whole genome shotgun sequence genomic DNA carries:
- the LOC113308205 gene encoding F-box/LRR-repeat protein At1g67190-like, translated as MEYLPVEVVGNILSRLCAARDVVIASATCRKWREAAKNHLHSLSFNSTDWPVYRDLTTSRLEILITQTIFQTTGLQYLAIVMDDVDEFSAAPVIAWLMYTRETLRHLLYNVRTAPNVNILEKCGRQKLETLALAHNSITGVEPSYQKFPCLKSVTLSYVSISALDLSLLLSACPKIEALALVNPEIQMSDAQATMELTSPSLKSIYVEAISLDKFILEADSLKSLQLKDCTLELFELIGKGTLKHLRIDDVSVIHLDIGESTENLEVVDVSNFTIMWPKFYHMISRSSRLRRLRLWSVVFDDEDEIVDLETIAVCFPQLSHLSLSYDLREGFLPYGLQESSPLENVVVLELGWTVISDTFSHWVAGLLERCSNIKKLVIHGVVSEAKTHEECYMLANFTTSIVKLMRKYMHVDVQFVYE; from the coding sequence ATGGAGTACCTGCCTGTTGAAGTAGTAGGAAACATACTATCTAGGCTTTGTGCTGCCCGTGATGTCGTGATTGCATCCGCAACATGTCGGAAATGGCGAGAAGCTGCCAAGAATCACCTCCATTCCCTTTCATTTAACTCTACTGATTGGCCTGTTTATCGAGATCTGACAACTAGTAGATTAGAGATCCTTATAACTCAAACAATTTTTCAAACAACGGGGTTACAGTATCTTGCAATTGTTATGGACGATGTTGATGAATTCTCTGCTGCTCCAGTTATCGCGTGGCTCATGTATACTAGGGAAACCTTGCGCCATTTATTATACAATGTTCGAACTGCACCGAATGTCAACATTCTTGAGAAGTGTGGTCGGCAGAAACTGGAAACATTGGCGTTGGCTCATAATTCCATCACAGGGGTTGAACCAAGTTACCAAAAATTCCCTTGCTTGAAATCTGTTACTCTGAGTTATGTGAGTATCTCAGCGTTGGATCTCAGTCTTCTGCTTAGTGCTTGCCCTAAGATTGAGGCTTTGGCGCTTGTCAATCCAGAGATTCAGATGTCGGACGCGCAAGCAACAATGGAGTTAACCAGTCCATCACTGAAAAGTATATATGTTGAAGCAATTAGTTTGGATAAGTTTATACTGGAGGCAGATAGTCTGAAAAGTTTGCAGCTAAAGGATTGTACTCTTGAACTTTTCGAGCTTATTGGCAAAGGGACCTTAAAGCATCTGAGGATTGATGATGTTAGTGTTATCCATCTTGATATTGGGGAGAGTACTGAAAATCTTGAGGTTGTTGATGTCAGCAATTTCACAATTATGTGGCCGAAGTTCTACCATATGATTTCAAGGTCGTCAAGATTGAGGAGGCTTCGTCTTTGGAGTGTGGTgtttgatgatgaggatgaaatTGTGGATTTGGAAACTATTGCTGTTTGCTTTCCCCAGCTAAGCCATCTATCCCTGAGTTACGATTTAAGAGAAGGATTTCTTCCCTATGGTTTGCAAGAGTCATCACCATTGGAGAATGTGGTTGTGTTGGAGCTTGGGTGGACTGTAATTAGTGATACGTTTTCACACTGGGTTGCTGGTTTGCTAGAAAGATGTTCTAATATCAAGAAGCTGGTCATTCATGGTGTTGTTTCTGAAGCCAAAACCCATGAAGAATGCTACATGTTGGCTAATTTTACGACATCCATTGTCAAACTTATGAGGAAGTATATGCATGTAGATGTGCAGTTTGTGTATGAATAA
- the LOC113310037 gene encoding transcription factor TGA2.3-like isoform X1, which produces MEGTHHQQQQQHHHRIGETTGLSAADSGPSSNHHHHQYPSSSVFHGINSPTTTFFNQQGASFDFGELEEAIVFQGIDQQIRNDAPKKPFHTSSRPATATLDMFPSWPMRIQQTPPKGSSKSGDESTDSGSAQNTISCKADSYNHHHHHHQFVPGSPISTSVKVFDQSQQTQDYQKQQQQQQLLKMASDVPRNGAAGPQQNQQQPKTSEKRKGPAISNSDKLDAKTLRRLAQNREAARKSRLRKKAYVQQLETSRIKLTQIEQDLQRARSQGLFLSAGVGGNGNLSSGAAMFDMEYTRWLDEDHRHLTELRSALHSQLQDGDLRMILDGYLAHYDEIFHLKIDAAKCDAFHLINGMWTTPAERCFLWMGGFRPSDILKIVLPQVDPLTEQQLMGICGLQQSSQQAEEALSQGLEQLHQSLAETIAGNSLNESANVGNYMGQMAIALGKLSNLEGFVRQADNLRQQTLHQLRRILTVRQAVRCFLAIGEYYNRLRALSSLWASRPRDHLNNLISDDNSCQTTTELQMVQTPHGSHNPFSAF; this is translated from the exons ATGGAGGGTactcatcatcagcagcagcagcagcatcaccATAGAATTGGAGAAACTACTGGGTTATCAGCTGCTGATTCAGGCCCTTCATcaaatcatcaccatcatcaataTCCATCGTCATCTGTCTTTCATGGGATCAACTCTCCTACTACAACCTTCTT CAATCAACAAGGTGCTTCCTTTGATTTTGGGGAGTTGGAAGAAGCAATCGTTTTCCAAGGTATTGATCAACAGATTCGAAATGATGCACCTAAGAAAC CTTTTCACACTTCATCAAGACCAGCAACTGCTACACTGGATATGTTTCCTTCATGGCCAATGAGAATCCAACAAACTCCTCCTAAA GGAAGTTCAAAATCAGGAGACGAGAGTACTGATTCAGGATCTGCTCAGAATACTATTTCTTGCAAAGCTGAttcttataatcatcatcaccatcatcatcaatttGTACCAGGTTCTCCTATCAGTACTAGTGTTAAAGTATTTGATCAAAGCCAGCAAACACAAGATTAtcaaaagcagcagcagcaacaacaattacTGAAGATGGCAAGTGATGTGCCAAGAAATGGTGCAGCTGGGCcacaacaaaatcaacaacaacCAAAAACATCAGAAAAG AGAAAAGGACCAGCTATTTCTAATTCAGATAAACTTGATGCAAAG ACACTTAGAAGATTAGCTCAGAATAGAGAAGCAGCAAGGAAGAGCAGACTTAGAAAAAAG GCTTATGTACAACAACTAGAAACTAGTAGGATCAAGCTTACGCAGATAGAACAAGATCTTCAAAGAGCAAGATCCCAG GGTTTGTTCTTATCAGCTGGAGTTGGTGGAAACGGAAATCTTAGCTCTG GTGCTGCTATGTTCGATATGGAATACACTAGATGGTTAGACGAAGATCATAGGCATCTTACTGAGCTTCGATCAGCATTACATTCACAGTTACAAGATGGTGATTTAAGGATGATACTTGATGGATATTTAGCACATTATGatgagatctttcatctcaaaattGATGCTGCTAAATGTGACGCTTTCCACCTTATTAATGGAATGTGGACTACTCCTGCTGAACGTTGCTTCCTCTGGATGGGGGGCTTTCGTCCTTCTGATATCCTCAAG ATAGTACTGCCCCAAGTAGACCCTTTAACGGAGCAACAGTTGATGGGAATTTGTGGACTTCAACAATCTTCGCAGCAAGCTGAGGAAGCTCTTTCTCAAGGTCTAGAACAGCTTCACCAATCATTGGCCGAGACCATTGCCGGTAATTCTCTCAATGAATCTGCAAATGTCGGGAATTATATGGGGCAAATGGCTATTGCATTGGGAAAACTCTCAAATCTTGAAGGCTTTGTTCGACAA GCTGATAATCTAAGGCAACAAACACTTCATCAATTGCGAAGAATTTTGACGGTTCGACAAGCAGTTAGATGTTTCTTGGCTATCGGGGAATATTACAATCGACTACGAGCCTTAAGCTCACTCTGGGCTTCTCGCCCGCGAGATCACCT GAACAACTTGATTAGTGATGATAACTCATGCCAAACAACAACTGAACTACAAATGGTTCAAACACCACATGGTTCACACAACCCTTTTTCAGCATTCTGA
- the LOC113310037 gene encoding transcription factor TGA2.3-like isoform X2, with amino-acid sequence MEGTHHQQQQQHHHRIGETTGLSAADSGPSSNHHHHQYPSSSVFHGINSPTTTFFNQQGASFDFGELEEAIVFQAFHTSSRPATATLDMFPSWPMRIQQTPPKGSSKSGDESTDSGSAQNTISCKADSYNHHHHHHQFVPGSPISTSVKVFDQSQQTQDYQKQQQQQQLLKMASDVPRNGAAGPQQNQQQPKTSEKRKGPAISNSDKLDAKTLRRLAQNREAARKSRLRKKAYVQQLETSRIKLTQIEQDLQRARSQGLFLSAGVGGNGNLSSGAAMFDMEYTRWLDEDHRHLTELRSALHSQLQDGDLRMILDGYLAHYDEIFHLKIDAAKCDAFHLINGMWTTPAERCFLWMGGFRPSDILKIVLPQVDPLTEQQLMGICGLQQSSQQAEEALSQGLEQLHQSLAETIAGNSLNESANVGNYMGQMAIALGKLSNLEGFVRQADNLRQQTLHQLRRILTVRQAVRCFLAIGEYYNRLRALSSLWASRPRDHLNNLISDDNSCQTTTELQMVQTPHGSHNPFSAF; translated from the exons ATGGAGGGTactcatcatcagcagcagcagcagcatcaccATAGAATTGGAGAAACTACTGGGTTATCAGCTGCTGATTCAGGCCCTTCATcaaatcatcaccatcatcaataTCCATCGTCATCTGTCTTTCATGGGATCAACTCTCCTACTACAACCTTCTT CAATCAACAAGGTGCTTCCTTTGATTTTGGGGAGTTGGAAGAAGCAATCGTTTTCCAAG CTTTTCACACTTCATCAAGACCAGCAACTGCTACACTGGATATGTTTCCTTCATGGCCAATGAGAATCCAACAAACTCCTCCTAAA GGAAGTTCAAAATCAGGAGACGAGAGTACTGATTCAGGATCTGCTCAGAATACTATTTCTTGCAAAGCTGAttcttataatcatcatcaccatcatcatcaatttGTACCAGGTTCTCCTATCAGTACTAGTGTTAAAGTATTTGATCAAAGCCAGCAAACACAAGATTAtcaaaagcagcagcagcaacaacaattacTGAAGATGGCAAGTGATGTGCCAAGAAATGGTGCAGCTGGGCcacaacaaaatcaacaacaacCAAAAACATCAGAAAAG AGAAAAGGACCAGCTATTTCTAATTCAGATAAACTTGATGCAAAG ACACTTAGAAGATTAGCTCAGAATAGAGAAGCAGCAAGGAAGAGCAGACTTAGAAAAAAG GCTTATGTACAACAACTAGAAACTAGTAGGATCAAGCTTACGCAGATAGAACAAGATCTTCAAAGAGCAAGATCCCAG GGTTTGTTCTTATCAGCTGGAGTTGGTGGAAACGGAAATCTTAGCTCTG GTGCTGCTATGTTCGATATGGAATACACTAGATGGTTAGACGAAGATCATAGGCATCTTACTGAGCTTCGATCAGCATTACATTCACAGTTACAAGATGGTGATTTAAGGATGATACTTGATGGATATTTAGCACATTATGatgagatctttcatctcaaaattGATGCTGCTAAATGTGACGCTTTCCACCTTATTAATGGAATGTGGACTACTCCTGCTGAACGTTGCTTCCTCTGGATGGGGGGCTTTCGTCCTTCTGATATCCTCAAG ATAGTACTGCCCCAAGTAGACCCTTTAACGGAGCAACAGTTGATGGGAATTTGTGGACTTCAACAATCTTCGCAGCAAGCTGAGGAAGCTCTTTCTCAAGGTCTAGAACAGCTTCACCAATCATTGGCCGAGACCATTGCCGGTAATTCTCTCAATGAATCTGCAAATGTCGGGAATTATATGGGGCAAATGGCTATTGCATTGGGAAAACTCTCAAATCTTGAAGGCTTTGTTCGACAA GCTGATAATCTAAGGCAACAAACACTTCATCAATTGCGAAGAATTTTGACGGTTCGACAAGCAGTTAGATGTTTCTTGGCTATCGGGGAATATTACAATCGACTACGAGCCTTAAGCTCACTCTGGGCTTCTCGCCCGCGAGATCACCT GAACAACTTGATTAGTGATGATAACTCATGCCAAACAACAACTGAACTACAAATGGTTCAAACACCACATGGTTCACACAACCCTTTTTCAGCATTCTGA
- the LOC113310037 gene encoding transcription factor TGA2.3-like isoform X3, translating into MGSTLLLQPSSINKVLPLILGSWKKQSFSKVLINRFEMMHLRNVPFHTSSRPATATLDMFPSWPMRIQQTPPKGSSKSGDESTDSGSAQNTISCKADSYNHHHHHHQFVPGSPISTSVKVFDQSQQTQDYQKQQQQQQLLKMASDVPRNGAAGPQQNQQQPKTSEKRKGPAISNSDKLDAKTLRRLAQNREAARKSRLRKKAYVQQLETSRIKLTQIEQDLQRARSQGLFLSAGVGGNGNLSSGAAMFDMEYTRWLDEDHRHLTELRSALHSQLQDGDLRMILDGYLAHYDEIFHLKIDAAKCDAFHLINGMWTTPAERCFLWMGGFRPSDILKIVLPQVDPLTEQQLMGICGLQQSSQQAEEALSQGLEQLHQSLAETIAGNSLNESANVGNYMGQMAIALGKLSNLEGFVRQADNLRQQTLHQLRRILTVRQAVRCFLAIGEYYNRLRALSSLWASRPRDHLNNLISDDNSCQTTTELQMVQTPHGSHNPFSAF; encoded by the exons ATGGGATCAACTCTCCTACTACAACCTTCTT CAATCAACAAGGTGCTTCCTTTGATTTTGGGGAGTTGGAAGAAGCAATCGTTTTCCAAGGTATTGATCAACAGATTCGAAATGATGCACCTAAGAAACGTAC CTTTTCACACTTCATCAAGACCAGCAACTGCTACACTGGATATGTTTCCTTCATGGCCAATGAGAATCCAACAAACTCCTCCTAAA GGAAGTTCAAAATCAGGAGACGAGAGTACTGATTCAGGATCTGCTCAGAATACTATTTCTTGCAAAGCTGAttcttataatcatcatcaccatcatcatcaatttGTACCAGGTTCTCCTATCAGTACTAGTGTTAAAGTATTTGATCAAAGCCAGCAAACACAAGATTAtcaaaagcagcagcagcaacaacaattacTGAAGATGGCAAGTGATGTGCCAAGAAATGGTGCAGCTGGGCcacaacaaaatcaacaacaacCAAAAACATCAGAAAAG AGAAAAGGACCAGCTATTTCTAATTCAGATAAACTTGATGCAAAG ACACTTAGAAGATTAGCTCAGAATAGAGAAGCAGCAAGGAAGAGCAGACTTAGAAAAAAG GCTTATGTACAACAACTAGAAACTAGTAGGATCAAGCTTACGCAGATAGAACAAGATCTTCAAAGAGCAAGATCCCAG GGTTTGTTCTTATCAGCTGGAGTTGGTGGAAACGGAAATCTTAGCTCTG GTGCTGCTATGTTCGATATGGAATACACTAGATGGTTAGACGAAGATCATAGGCATCTTACTGAGCTTCGATCAGCATTACATTCACAGTTACAAGATGGTGATTTAAGGATGATACTTGATGGATATTTAGCACATTATGatgagatctttcatctcaaaattGATGCTGCTAAATGTGACGCTTTCCACCTTATTAATGGAATGTGGACTACTCCTGCTGAACGTTGCTTCCTCTGGATGGGGGGCTTTCGTCCTTCTGATATCCTCAAG ATAGTACTGCCCCAAGTAGACCCTTTAACGGAGCAACAGTTGATGGGAATTTGTGGACTTCAACAATCTTCGCAGCAAGCTGAGGAAGCTCTTTCTCAAGGTCTAGAACAGCTTCACCAATCATTGGCCGAGACCATTGCCGGTAATTCTCTCAATGAATCTGCAAATGTCGGGAATTATATGGGGCAAATGGCTATTGCATTGGGAAAACTCTCAAATCTTGAAGGCTTTGTTCGACAA GCTGATAATCTAAGGCAACAAACACTTCATCAATTGCGAAGAATTTTGACGGTTCGACAAGCAGTTAGATGTTTCTTGGCTATCGGGGAATATTACAATCGACTACGAGCCTTAAGCTCACTCTGGGCTTCTCGCCCGCGAGATCACCT GAACAACTTGATTAGTGATGATAACTCATGCCAAACAACAACTGAACTACAAATGGTTCAAACACCACATGGTTCACACAACCCTTTTTCAGCATTCTGA